The following proteins are co-located in the Oenanthe melanoleuca isolate GR-GAL-2019-014 chromosome 4, OMel1.0, whole genome shotgun sequence genome:
- the WFS1 gene encoding wolframin isoform X1, whose amino-acid sequence MNSDPGPNSSPSHPQQHLGRSQLNAAPVDHSENSQRPRTSSGDSAASSVPGYSRSREKTEKKEGMKDEPEVLFEELLERAKAGEPKAQTEVGKHFLRLAEEEDEELNNCSAVDWFILAAKQGRREAVKHLRRCLADRRGITSENEEEVKKLTSETDLERAVRKAALVMYWKLNPKKKKQLAVSELLENVGQVDNEADGEKQPGPVPKSVQKQRRMLERLVNSESKKFIALDDFVEITKKYARGIIPSNLIMQEEEDDELAGKSPEELPLRLKVVKYPLHAIMEIKEYLIDIASKAGMHWLSTIVPTHHINALIFFFIISNLTIDFFAFIIPLVIFYLSFISMVICTLKVFQDSKAWENFRALTDLLLRFEPNLDVEQAEVNFGWNHLEPYIYFLLSVFFVIFSFPIASKDCIPCSELATVSVFFTVTSYMSLSTCAEPYTRRALMTEIAAGCLSLLQMLPGNVGYLKFLGKTFFTVPVGHFFVINVSIPCLLFLYLFYLFFRMAQLRNFKGTYCYLVPYLVCFMWCELSVVILRESSGIGLVRASIGYFLFLFALPVLGVGIALMCLVHFIKWFLSLELMKIVVTLVLCAVPLLFRWWTKVNVSAVEVVKSLSRSSIVKLILVWITAVVLFCWFYVYRSEGMKVYNSTLTWNQYGFLCGPRAWKETNMARTQILCSHLEGHRVTWTGRFKYVRVTEIDNSAESAINMLPFFIGDWMRCLYGETYPLCDPKNVTLEEEELCRLKFLTKHKCHMKMFDRYKFEITVGMPFSSKNGSKPIEEDDITKDIVLKASNEFKKVLLNLRQGSIIEFSTILEGRLGSKWPVFELKAITCLNCMSKLLPAGRHVKIEQDWRSTVHKAIKFAFDFFFFPFLSAA is encoded by the exons AGGGTATGAAGGATGAACCTGAAGTGCTCTTTGAAGAACTGCTTGAGAGGGCCAAAGCTGGAGAACCAAAAGCACAAACAGAG GTGGGGAAGCACTTCTTGAGATTAGCagaagaggaggatgaagaaCTTAACAATTGTAGTGCAGTTGACTGGTTCATCCTTGCTGCTAAGCAGGGTCGAAGAGAAGCTGTCAAGCACCTGCGTAGATGCCTGGCAGACAGAAGAG gTATAACTTCTGAGAATGAGGAAGAGGTGAAAAAGTTAACATCTGAGACTGACCTGGAGAGAGCTGTGCGGAAAGCTGCCTTGGTCATGTATTGGAAATTAAATCCAAAAAAGAAGAAGCAATTAGCAGTTTCCGAACTGCTGGAAAATGTTGGGCAAGTTGACAATGAAG CAGATGGTGAGAAGCAGCCTGGCCCAGTCCCAAAGTCTGtgcagaagcagagaagaatGCTGGAGCGATTAGTGAACAGTGAAT ctAAAAAATTTATTGCTTTGGATGACTTTGTTGAAATTACAAAGAAGTACGCAAGGGGAATCATCCCATCTAACCTGATtatgcaggaggaggaagatgatgaaTTGGCAGGGAAGAGTCCTGAAGAATTACCCCTACGACTGAAG gTTGTAAAATATCCACTTCATGCCATTATGGAAATTAAAGAATACCTTATAGATATTGCATCAAAGGCAGGAATGCATTGGCTGTCTACCATTGTTCCAACACACCATATCAATGctctcatctttttcttcaTCATCAGTAATCTGACAAttgatttttttgccttcattATTCCACTAGTCATATTCTATTTGTCCTTCATTTCTATGGTGATTTGCACACTGAAAGTTTTTCAGGACAGTAAGGCTTGGGAAAACTTCCGTGCTTTGACTGACTTACTGCTTCGTTTCGAACCAAACCTAGATGTTGAGCAAGCTGAGGTGAACTTTGGATGGAATCACTTAGAaccatacatttattttttactctCAGTATTCTTTGTAATTTTCTCCTTCCCTATAGCAAGTAAAGACTGTATACCATGCTCAGAATTAGCCACTGTCTCAGTTTTCTTCACAGTGACAAGTTACATGAGTTTAAGCACGTGTGCAGAACCTTACACACGAAGGGCGTTAATGACTGAGATAGCTGCAGGTTGCTTATCCCTATTGCAGATGTTACCTGGGAATGTTGGCTACTTGAAATTCTTAGGTAAAACCTTCTTTACAGTTCCTGTAGGCCATTTCTTTGTGATCAATGTAAGCATCCCATGCCTTCTGTTTTTGTACTTGTTCTATCTTTTCTTCAGAATGGCCCAACTCCGGAATTTTAAAGGCACCTACTGCTACCTGGTCCCATACCTGGTGTGCTTTATGTGGTGTGAGCTCTCTGTGGTCATTCTGCGGGAGTCCTCTGGCATTGGGCTCGTCCGTGCATCCATCGGTTACTTCCTGTTCCTCTTTGCACTCCCGGTGCTGGGTGTAGGCATTGCACTGATGTGTCTTGTCCACTTCATTAAGTGGTTTTTGTCTTTGGAGCTCATGAAAATTGTAGTGACCCTGGTTCTGTGTGCTGTTCCTTTGCTCTTTCGATGGTGGACAAAGGTAAACGTCTCTGCAGTCGAAGTGGTTAAATCGCTGAGTCGAAGCTCGATTGTGAAACTCATTCTGGTGTGGATCACAGCCGTAGTGCTGTTCTGTTGGTTCTACGTGTATCGGTCTGAAGGAATGAAGGTTTACAACTCCACCCTGACGTGGAATCAGTATGGTTTCCTCTGCGGACCCCGGGCCTGGAAGGAGACTAACATGGCACGCACTCAGATTTTGTGCAGTCACCTGGAAGGACACCGAGTGACGTGGACCGGGCGGTTCAAATACGTGCGCGTGACGGAAATCGACAATAGTGCAGAATCTGCAATAAACATGCTTCCCTTTTTTATTGGCGATTGGATGAGATGCCTGTATGGGGAAACCTACCCTCTTTGTGATCCCAAAAATGTTAcactggaggaggaggaattgtGTCGGCTGAAGTTTCTGACAAAGCATAAATGCCACATGAAAATGTTTGATCGGTACAAATTTGAAATAACTGTGGGCATGCCTTTCAGTAGCAAAAATGGAAGCAAGCCCATAGAGGAGGATGACATAACCAAAGATATTGTGCTGAAGGCAAGCAATGAGTTTAAAAAAGTGTTGCTGAACTTGAGGCAGGGGAGTATAATTGAATTCAGCACAATTCTGGAGGGTCGTCTTGGCAGTAAATGGCCTGTCTTTGAACTGAAAGCAATCACTTGCTTGAATTGCATGTCTAAACTCTTACCTGCTGGGAGGCACGTGAAAATAGAGCAGGACTGGAGGAGCACAGTTCATAAAGCCATTaaatttgcttttgattttttcttcttcccattcCTGTCAGCTGCATAA
- the WFS1 gene encoding wolframin isoform X2, whose product MNSDPGPNSSPSHPQQHLGRSQLNAAPVDHSENSQRPRTSSGDSAASSVPGYSRSREKTEKKEGMKDEPEVLFEELLERAKAGEPKAQTEVGKHFLRLAEEEDEELNNCSAVDWFILAAKQGRREAVKHLRRCLADRRGITSENEEEVKKLTSETDLERAVRKAALVMYWKLNPKKKKQLAVSELLENVGQVDNEDGEKQPGPVPKSVQKQRRMLERLVNSESKKFIALDDFVEITKKYARGIIPSNLIMQEEEDDELAGKSPEELPLRLKVVKYPLHAIMEIKEYLIDIASKAGMHWLSTIVPTHHINALIFFFIISNLTIDFFAFIIPLVIFYLSFISMVICTLKVFQDSKAWENFRALTDLLLRFEPNLDVEQAEVNFGWNHLEPYIYFLLSVFFVIFSFPIASKDCIPCSELATVSVFFTVTSYMSLSTCAEPYTRRALMTEIAAGCLSLLQMLPGNVGYLKFLGKTFFTVPVGHFFVINVSIPCLLFLYLFYLFFRMAQLRNFKGTYCYLVPYLVCFMWCELSVVILRESSGIGLVRASIGYFLFLFALPVLGVGIALMCLVHFIKWFLSLELMKIVVTLVLCAVPLLFRWWTKVNVSAVEVVKSLSRSSIVKLILVWITAVVLFCWFYVYRSEGMKVYNSTLTWNQYGFLCGPRAWKETNMARTQILCSHLEGHRVTWTGRFKYVRVTEIDNSAESAINMLPFFIGDWMRCLYGETYPLCDPKNVTLEEEELCRLKFLTKHKCHMKMFDRYKFEITVGMPFSSKNGSKPIEEDDITKDIVLKASNEFKKVLLNLRQGSIIEFSTILEGRLGSKWPVFELKAITCLNCMSKLLPAGRHVKIEQDWRSTVHKAIKFAFDFFFFPFLSAA is encoded by the exons AGGGTATGAAGGATGAACCTGAAGTGCTCTTTGAAGAACTGCTTGAGAGGGCCAAAGCTGGAGAACCAAAAGCACAAACAGAG GTGGGGAAGCACTTCTTGAGATTAGCagaagaggaggatgaagaaCTTAACAATTGTAGTGCAGTTGACTGGTTCATCCTTGCTGCTAAGCAGGGTCGAAGAGAAGCTGTCAAGCACCTGCGTAGATGCCTGGCAGACAGAAGAG gTATAACTTCTGAGAATGAGGAAGAGGTGAAAAAGTTAACATCTGAGACTGACCTGGAGAGAGCTGTGCGGAAAGCTGCCTTGGTCATGTATTGGAAATTAAATCCAAAAAAGAAGAAGCAATTAGCAGTTTCCGAACTGCTGGAAAATGTTGGGCAAGTTGACAATGAAG ATGGTGAGAAGCAGCCTGGCCCAGTCCCAAAGTCTGtgcagaagcagagaagaatGCTGGAGCGATTAGTGAACAGTGAAT ctAAAAAATTTATTGCTTTGGATGACTTTGTTGAAATTACAAAGAAGTACGCAAGGGGAATCATCCCATCTAACCTGATtatgcaggaggaggaagatgatgaaTTGGCAGGGAAGAGTCCTGAAGAATTACCCCTACGACTGAAG gTTGTAAAATATCCACTTCATGCCATTATGGAAATTAAAGAATACCTTATAGATATTGCATCAAAGGCAGGAATGCATTGGCTGTCTACCATTGTTCCAACACACCATATCAATGctctcatctttttcttcaTCATCAGTAATCTGACAAttgatttttttgccttcattATTCCACTAGTCATATTCTATTTGTCCTTCATTTCTATGGTGATTTGCACACTGAAAGTTTTTCAGGACAGTAAGGCTTGGGAAAACTTCCGTGCTTTGACTGACTTACTGCTTCGTTTCGAACCAAACCTAGATGTTGAGCAAGCTGAGGTGAACTTTGGATGGAATCACTTAGAaccatacatttattttttactctCAGTATTCTTTGTAATTTTCTCCTTCCCTATAGCAAGTAAAGACTGTATACCATGCTCAGAATTAGCCACTGTCTCAGTTTTCTTCACAGTGACAAGTTACATGAGTTTAAGCACGTGTGCAGAACCTTACACACGAAGGGCGTTAATGACTGAGATAGCTGCAGGTTGCTTATCCCTATTGCAGATGTTACCTGGGAATGTTGGCTACTTGAAATTCTTAGGTAAAACCTTCTTTACAGTTCCTGTAGGCCATTTCTTTGTGATCAATGTAAGCATCCCATGCCTTCTGTTTTTGTACTTGTTCTATCTTTTCTTCAGAATGGCCCAACTCCGGAATTTTAAAGGCACCTACTGCTACCTGGTCCCATACCTGGTGTGCTTTATGTGGTGTGAGCTCTCTGTGGTCATTCTGCGGGAGTCCTCTGGCATTGGGCTCGTCCGTGCATCCATCGGTTACTTCCTGTTCCTCTTTGCACTCCCGGTGCTGGGTGTAGGCATTGCACTGATGTGTCTTGTCCACTTCATTAAGTGGTTTTTGTCTTTGGAGCTCATGAAAATTGTAGTGACCCTGGTTCTGTGTGCTGTTCCTTTGCTCTTTCGATGGTGGACAAAGGTAAACGTCTCTGCAGTCGAAGTGGTTAAATCGCTGAGTCGAAGCTCGATTGTGAAACTCATTCTGGTGTGGATCACAGCCGTAGTGCTGTTCTGTTGGTTCTACGTGTATCGGTCTGAAGGAATGAAGGTTTACAACTCCACCCTGACGTGGAATCAGTATGGTTTCCTCTGCGGACCCCGGGCCTGGAAGGAGACTAACATGGCACGCACTCAGATTTTGTGCAGTCACCTGGAAGGACACCGAGTGACGTGGACCGGGCGGTTCAAATACGTGCGCGTGACGGAAATCGACAATAGTGCAGAATCTGCAATAAACATGCTTCCCTTTTTTATTGGCGATTGGATGAGATGCCTGTATGGGGAAACCTACCCTCTTTGTGATCCCAAAAATGTTAcactggaggaggaggaattgtGTCGGCTGAAGTTTCTGACAAAGCATAAATGCCACATGAAAATGTTTGATCGGTACAAATTTGAAATAACTGTGGGCATGCCTTTCAGTAGCAAAAATGGAAGCAAGCCCATAGAGGAGGATGACATAACCAAAGATATTGTGCTGAAGGCAAGCAATGAGTTTAAAAAAGTGTTGCTGAACTTGAGGCAGGGGAGTATAATTGAATTCAGCACAATTCTGGAGGGTCGTCTTGGCAGTAAATGGCCTGTCTTTGAACTGAAAGCAATCACTTGCTTGAATTGCATGTCTAAACTCTTACCTGCTGGGAGGCACGTGAAAATAGAGCAGGACTGGAGGAGCACAGTTCATAAAGCCATTaaatttgcttttgattttttcttcttcccattcCTGTCAGCTGCATAA